The Mastomys coucha isolate ucsf_1 unplaced genomic scaffold, UCSF_Mcou_1 pScaffold11, whole genome shotgun sequence genome includes a window with the following:
- the Znf7 gene encoding zinc finger protein 7 isoform X1 produces MGHLLEVWPCCRAIGELVPRGIWDAECVSFQETVTFGDVAVHFSREEWQCLDSGQRALYREVMLENHNSVAGLAGFLVFKPELISRLEQGQEPWVLDLQGAEGTEAPRICQTDSTIRTDHKQTCEYTNFLRRQIPGFADNLDSKVWSENCPRSLGLRVSGPVFQKHHLNSETMMPKNFTEDAVQECEGLQATDLGYQPDDQRDHGKGTSENCDVCGRVFRPALNLDLYEMSVQERPYRCQGCQKASPDCVQEKYTSNCCGKKPYGCEECGKVFRLCSQLNQHQRIHTGEKPFKCVDCGKGFRLSSKLIQHQRIHTGEKPYRCEECGKTFGQSSSLIHHQRIHTGERPYSCQECGKAFSQQSQLVRHQRTHTGERPYPCQECGKAFSQSSTLAQHQRMHTGEKSQMLRVSESPSLIAHQRNNTIEKPFKCEECGKAFRWISRLNQHQLIHTGEKPYKCNKCTKAFGCSSRLIRHQRTHTGEKPFKCDECGKGFVQGSHLIQHQRIHTGEKPYVCNDCGKAFSQSSSLIYHQRIHKGEKPYECIQCGKAFSMSTQLTSHQRIHTGERPYKCSECGKAFSQNSTLFQHQIIHAGVKPYECSECGKAFSRSSYLIEHQRIHTRAQWYCEFGNATESSTLLNHKKVNTVKTLHQCDECEKIFRWRSHLIIHQRIHTGEKPYKCNACGKAFNRSSRLTQHQKIHLR; encoded by the exons ATGGGTCACCTTCTTGAGGTATGGCCATGTTGTAGGGCCATAGGAGAGCTGGTACCTAGGGGTATCTGGGATGCTGAGTGTGTGTCCTTTCAGGAGACGGTGACATTTGGCGATGTGGCTGTGCACTTCTCTCGGGAGGAGTGGCAATGTCTGGATTCTGGTCAGAGGGCTCTCTACAGGGAGGTGATGCTGGAGAACCACAACAGCGTGGCAGGACTAG CAGGATTCCTGGTCTTTAAGCCTGAACTGATCTCCCGGCTGGAGCAAGGACAAGAGCCGTGGGTCCTTGATCTACAGGGAGCAGAGGGGACAGAGGCACCAAGGATTTGCCAGACAG ACTCCACTATTAGAACTGATCACAAGCAGACCTGTGAGTATACAAACTTTCTCAGAAGGCAGATTCCAGGCTTTGCAGACAATTTGGATTCTAAGGTCTGGTCAGAGAATTGCCCAAGAAGCCTTGGGCTAAGAGTGAGTGGCCCAGTTTTCCAGAAGCATCATTTGAATAGCGAGACCATGATGCCCAAGAACTTCACAGAGGATGCTGTCCAAGAATGTGAGGGGCTGCAGGCCACAGATCTGGGTTATCAACCCGATGACCAGAGAGACCATGGGAAGGGGACATCAGAAAACTGTGACGTGTGTGGCAGAGTCTTTAGACCAGCTTTGAACCTGGATCTATATGAGATGAGTGTACAGGAAAGACCATACAGATGTCAGGGGTGCCAGAAAGCATCACCTGACTGCGTACAGGAGAAATACACAAGTAACTGCTGTGGGAAGAAGCCTTATGGGTGTGAAGAGTGCGGGAAAGTCTTCAGGCTGTGTTCACAACTCAATCAGCATCAGAGAATCCACACCGGAGAGAAACCATTTAAATGTGTTGATTGTGGGAAGGGTTTCCGCCTGAGCTCAAAACTGATCCAACatcaaagaattcatactggagagaagccttacagATGTGAGGAGTGTGGGAAGACTTTTGGTCAGAGCTCAAGCCTCATCCATCATCAGAGAATCCACACAGGAGAAAGGCCGTACAGTTGTCAAGAGTGCGGGAAAGCCTTCAGCCAGCAATCACAGCTGGTCAGACACCAGAGGACTCACACTGGAGAGAGGCCCTACCCCTGCCAGGAGTGCGGCAAGGCCTTCAGCCAGAGCTCAACTCTAGCCCAGCATCAGAGGATGCATACGGGGGAGAAATCTCAAATGCTGAGAGTCTCAGAGAGCCCAAGCCTTATTGCCCATCAGAGAAATAACACTATAGAGAAGCCATTTAAGTGTGAGGAGTGTGGGAAAGCTTTCAGGTGGATCTCTCGCTTGAATCAGCATCAGCTGATCCATACCGGAGAGAAACCTTATAAGTGCAACAAGTGCACAAAAGCCTTTGGCTGTAGCTCACGACTGATTCGCCATCAGAGAACTCACACTGGAGAAAAGCCGTTTAAATGCGATGAGTGTGGGAAGGGCTTCGTCCAGGGCTCACACCTTATTCAGCATCAGCGAatccacactggagagaagccttatgtgTGTAATGACTGTGGGAAAGCTTTTAGCCAGAGCTCCAGCCTCATTTACCACCAGAGGATCCATAAGGGAGAGAAGCCATATGAGTGCAtccagtgtgggaaagccttcagtaTGAGTACCCAACTCACCAGCCATCAGAGGATTCACACTGGGGAGAGACCCTATAAGTGTAGCgagtgtgggaaggccttcagTCAAAATTCAACCCTTTTCCAACACCAGATAATTCATGCTGGAGTAAAGCCCTATGAGTGTAGTgagtgtgggaaggccttcagcCGGAGCTCCTACCTCATTGAACACCAGAGAATCCACACTAGAGCCCAGTGGTACTGTGAATTTGGGAACGCCACTGAAAGTTCCACCCTTTTGAACCATAAAAAAGTGAACACTGTAAAAACGTTGCATCAGTGTGATGAGTGTGAGAAGATATTCAGGTGGCGTTCACACCTGATTATCCACCAGAGgattcacacaggagagaagccttacAAATGTAATGCCTGTGGCAAAGCTTTTAATAGGAGCTCAAGGCTCACTCAGCACCAAAAAATTCACTTGAGATAA
- the Znf7 gene encoding zinc finger protein 7 isoform X2, translating to MGHLLEVWPCCRAIGELVPRGIWDAECVSFQETVTFGDVAVHFSREEWQCLDSGQRALYREVMLENHNSVAGLGFLVFKPELISRLEQGQEPWVLDLQGAEGTEAPRICQTDSTIRTDHKQTCEYTNFLRRQIPGFADNLDSKVWSENCPRSLGLRVSGPVFQKHHLNSETMMPKNFTEDAVQECEGLQATDLGYQPDDQRDHGKGTSENCDVCGRVFRPALNLDLYEMSVQERPYRCQGCQKASPDCVQEKYTSNCCGKKPYGCEECGKVFRLCSQLNQHQRIHTGEKPFKCVDCGKGFRLSSKLIQHQRIHTGEKPYRCEECGKTFGQSSSLIHHQRIHTGERPYSCQECGKAFSQQSQLVRHQRTHTGERPYPCQECGKAFSQSSTLAQHQRMHTGEKSQMLRVSESPSLIAHQRNNTIEKPFKCEECGKAFRWISRLNQHQLIHTGEKPYKCNKCTKAFGCSSRLIRHQRTHTGEKPFKCDECGKGFVQGSHLIQHQRIHTGEKPYVCNDCGKAFSQSSSLIYHQRIHKGEKPYECIQCGKAFSMSTQLTSHQRIHTGERPYKCSECGKAFSQNSTLFQHQIIHAGVKPYECSECGKAFSRSSYLIEHQRIHTRAQWYCEFGNATESSTLLNHKKVNTVKTLHQCDECEKIFRWRSHLIIHQRIHTGEKPYKCNACGKAFNRSSRLTQHQKIHLR from the exons ATGGGTCACCTTCTTGAGGTATGGCCATGTTGTAGGGCCATAGGAGAGCTGGTACCTAGGGGTATCTGGGATGCTGAGTGTGTGTCCTTTCAGGAGACGGTGACATTTGGCGATGTGGCTGTGCACTTCTCTCGGGAGGAGTGGCAATGTCTGGATTCTGGTCAGAGGGCTCTCTACAGGGAGGTGATGCTGGAGAACCACAACAGCGTGGCAGGACTAG GATTCCTGGTCTTTAAGCCTGAACTGATCTCCCGGCTGGAGCAAGGACAAGAGCCGTGGGTCCTTGATCTACAGGGAGCAGAGGGGACAGAGGCACCAAGGATTTGCCAGACAG ACTCCACTATTAGAACTGATCACAAGCAGACCTGTGAGTATACAAACTTTCTCAGAAGGCAGATTCCAGGCTTTGCAGACAATTTGGATTCTAAGGTCTGGTCAGAGAATTGCCCAAGAAGCCTTGGGCTAAGAGTGAGTGGCCCAGTTTTCCAGAAGCATCATTTGAATAGCGAGACCATGATGCCCAAGAACTTCACAGAGGATGCTGTCCAAGAATGTGAGGGGCTGCAGGCCACAGATCTGGGTTATCAACCCGATGACCAGAGAGACCATGGGAAGGGGACATCAGAAAACTGTGACGTGTGTGGCAGAGTCTTTAGACCAGCTTTGAACCTGGATCTATATGAGATGAGTGTACAGGAAAGACCATACAGATGTCAGGGGTGCCAGAAAGCATCACCTGACTGCGTACAGGAGAAATACACAAGTAACTGCTGTGGGAAGAAGCCTTATGGGTGTGAAGAGTGCGGGAAAGTCTTCAGGCTGTGTTCACAACTCAATCAGCATCAGAGAATCCACACCGGAGAGAAACCATTTAAATGTGTTGATTGTGGGAAGGGTTTCCGCCTGAGCTCAAAACTGATCCAACatcaaagaattcatactggagagaagccttacagATGTGAGGAGTGTGGGAAGACTTTTGGTCAGAGCTCAAGCCTCATCCATCATCAGAGAATCCACACAGGAGAAAGGCCGTACAGTTGTCAAGAGTGCGGGAAAGCCTTCAGCCAGCAATCACAGCTGGTCAGACACCAGAGGACTCACACTGGAGAGAGGCCCTACCCCTGCCAGGAGTGCGGCAAGGCCTTCAGCCAGAGCTCAACTCTAGCCCAGCATCAGAGGATGCATACGGGGGAGAAATCTCAAATGCTGAGAGTCTCAGAGAGCCCAAGCCTTATTGCCCATCAGAGAAATAACACTATAGAGAAGCCATTTAAGTGTGAGGAGTGTGGGAAAGCTTTCAGGTGGATCTCTCGCTTGAATCAGCATCAGCTGATCCATACCGGAGAGAAACCTTATAAGTGCAACAAGTGCACAAAAGCCTTTGGCTGTAGCTCACGACTGATTCGCCATCAGAGAACTCACACTGGAGAAAAGCCGTTTAAATGCGATGAGTGTGGGAAGGGCTTCGTCCAGGGCTCACACCTTATTCAGCATCAGCGAatccacactggagagaagccttatgtgTGTAATGACTGTGGGAAAGCTTTTAGCCAGAGCTCCAGCCTCATTTACCACCAGAGGATCCATAAGGGAGAGAAGCCATATGAGTGCAtccagtgtgggaaagccttcagtaTGAGTACCCAACTCACCAGCCATCAGAGGATTCACACTGGGGAGAGACCCTATAAGTGTAGCgagtgtgggaaggccttcagTCAAAATTCAACCCTTTTCCAACACCAGATAATTCATGCTGGAGTAAAGCCCTATGAGTGTAGTgagtgtgggaaggccttcagcCGGAGCTCCTACCTCATTGAACACCAGAGAATCCACACTAGAGCCCAGTGGTACTGTGAATTTGGGAACGCCACTGAAAGTTCCACCCTTTTGAACCATAAAAAAGTGAACACTGTAAAAACGTTGCATCAGTGTGATGAGTGTGAGAAGATATTCAGGTGGCGTTCACACCTGATTATCCACCAGAGgattcacacaggagagaagccttacAAATGTAATGCCTGTGGCAAAGCTTTTAATAGGAGCTCAAGGCTCACTCAGCACCAAAAAATTCACTTGAGATAA
- the Znf7 gene encoding zinc finger protein 7 isoform X3, giving the protein METVTFGDVAVHFSREEWQCLDSGQRALYREVMLENHNSVAGLAGFLVFKPELISRLEQGQEPWVLDLQGAEGTEAPRICQTDSTIRTDHKQTCEYTNFLRRQIPGFADNLDSKVWSENCPRSLGLRVSGPVFQKHHLNSETMMPKNFTEDAVQECEGLQATDLGYQPDDQRDHGKGTSENCDVCGRVFRPALNLDLYEMSVQERPYRCQGCQKASPDCVQEKYTSNCCGKKPYGCEECGKVFRLCSQLNQHQRIHTGEKPFKCVDCGKGFRLSSKLIQHQRIHTGEKPYRCEECGKTFGQSSSLIHHQRIHTGERPYSCQECGKAFSQQSQLVRHQRTHTGERPYPCQECGKAFSQSSTLAQHQRMHTGEKSQMLRVSESPSLIAHQRNNTIEKPFKCEECGKAFRWISRLNQHQLIHTGEKPYKCNKCTKAFGCSSRLIRHQRTHTGEKPFKCDECGKGFVQGSHLIQHQRIHTGEKPYVCNDCGKAFSQSSSLIYHQRIHKGEKPYECIQCGKAFSMSTQLTSHQRIHTGERPYKCSECGKAFSQNSTLFQHQIIHAGVKPYECSECGKAFSRSSYLIEHQRIHTRAQWYCEFGNATESSTLLNHKKVNTVKTLHQCDECEKIFRWRSHLIIHQRIHTGEKPYKCNACGKAFNRSSRLTQHQKIHLR; this is encoded by the exons GAGACGGTGACATTTGGCGATGTGGCTGTGCACTTCTCTCGGGAGGAGTGGCAATGTCTGGATTCTGGTCAGAGGGCTCTCTACAGGGAGGTGATGCTGGAGAACCACAACAGCGTGGCAGGACTAG CAGGATTCCTGGTCTTTAAGCCTGAACTGATCTCCCGGCTGGAGCAAGGACAAGAGCCGTGGGTCCTTGATCTACAGGGAGCAGAGGGGACAGAGGCACCAAGGATTTGCCAGACAG ACTCCACTATTAGAACTGATCACAAGCAGACCTGTGAGTATACAAACTTTCTCAGAAGGCAGATTCCAGGCTTTGCAGACAATTTGGATTCTAAGGTCTGGTCAGAGAATTGCCCAAGAAGCCTTGGGCTAAGAGTGAGTGGCCCAGTTTTCCAGAAGCATCATTTGAATAGCGAGACCATGATGCCCAAGAACTTCACAGAGGATGCTGTCCAAGAATGTGAGGGGCTGCAGGCCACAGATCTGGGTTATCAACCCGATGACCAGAGAGACCATGGGAAGGGGACATCAGAAAACTGTGACGTGTGTGGCAGAGTCTTTAGACCAGCTTTGAACCTGGATCTATATGAGATGAGTGTACAGGAAAGACCATACAGATGTCAGGGGTGCCAGAAAGCATCACCTGACTGCGTACAGGAGAAATACACAAGTAACTGCTGTGGGAAGAAGCCTTATGGGTGTGAAGAGTGCGGGAAAGTCTTCAGGCTGTGTTCACAACTCAATCAGCATCAGAGAATCCACACCGGAGAGAAACCATTTAAATGTGTTGATTGTGGGAAGGGTTTCCGCCTGAGCTCAAAACTGATCCAACatcaaagaattcatactggagagaagccttacagATGTGAGGAGTGTGGGAAGACTTTTGGTCAGAGCTCAAGCCTCATCCATCATCAGAGAATCCACACAGGAGAAAGGCCGTACAGTTGTCAAGAGTGCGGGAAAGCCTTCAGCCAGCAATCACAGCTGGTCAGACACCAGAGGACTCACACTGGAGAGAGGCCCTACCCCTGCCAGGAGTGCGGCAAGGCCTTCAGCCAGAGCTCAACTCTAGCCCAGCATCAGAGGATGCATACGGGGGAGAAATCTCAAATGCTGAGAGTCTCAGAGAGCCCAAGCCTTATTGCCCATCAGAGAAATAACACTATAGAGAAGCCATTTAAGTGTGAGGAGTGTGGGAAAGCTTTCAGGTGGATCTCTCGCTTGAATCAGCATCAGCTGATCCATACCGGAGAGAAACCTTATAAGTGCAACAAGTGCACAAAAGCCTTTGGCTGTAGCTCACGACTGATTCGCCATCAGAGAACTCACACTGGAGAAAAGCCGTTTAAATGCGATGAGTGTGGGAAGGGCTTCGTCCAGGGCTCACACCTTATTCAGCATCAGCGAatccacactggagagaagccttatgtgTGTAATGACTGTGGGAAAGCTTTTAGCCAGAGCTCCAGCCTCATTTACCACCAGAGGATCCATAAGGGAGAGAAGCCATATGAGTGCAtccagtgtgggaaagccttcagtaTGAGTACCCAACTCACCAGCCATCAGAGGATTCACACTGGGGAGAGACCCTATAAGTGTAGCgagtgtgggaaggccttcagTCAAAATTCAACCCTTTTCCAACACCAGATAATTCATGCTGGAGTAAAGCCCTATGAGTGTAGTgagtgtgggaaggccttcagcCGGAGCTCCTACCTCATTGAACACCAGAGAATCCACACTAGAGCCCAGTGGTACTGTGAATTTGGGAACGCCACTGAAAGTTCCACCCTTTTGAACCATAAAAAAGTGAACACTGTAAAAACGTTGCATCAGTGTGATGAGTGTGAGAAGATATTCAGGTGGCGTTCACACCTGATTATCCACCAGAGgattcacacaggagagaagccttacAAATGTAATGCCTGTGGCAAAGCTTTTAATAGGAGCTCAAGGCTCACTCAGCACCAAAAAATTCACTTGAGATAA
- the Znf7 gene encoding zinc finger protein 7 isoform X4, with protein MTVTFGDVAVHFSREEWQCLDSGQRALYREVMLENHNSVAGLAGFLVFKPELISRLEQGQEPWVLDLQGAEGTEAPRICQTDSTIRTDHKQTCEYTNFLRRQIPGFADNLDSKVWSENCPRSLGLRVSGPVFQKHHLNSETMMPKNFTEDAVQECEGLQATDLGYQPDDQRDHGKGTSENCDVCGRVFRPALNLDLYEMSVQERPYRCQGCQKASPDCVQEKYTSNCCGKKPYGCEECGKVFRLCSQLNQHQRIHTGEKPFKCVDCGKGFRLSSKLIQHQRIHTGEKPYRCEECGKTFGQSSSLIHHQRIHTGERPYSCQECGKAFSQQSQLVRHQRTHTGERPYPCQECGKAFSQSSTLAQHQRMHTGEKSQMLRVSESPSLIAHQRNNTIEKPFKCEECGKAFRWISRLNQHQLIHTGEKPYKCNKCTKAFGCSSRLIRHQRTHTGEKPFKCDECGKGFVQGSHLIQHQRIHTGEKPYVCNDCGKAFSQSSSLIYHQRIHKGEKPYECIQCGKAFSMSTQLTSHQRIHTGERPYKCSECGKAFSQNSTLFQHQIIHAGVKPYECSECGKAFSRSSYLIEHQRIHTRAQWYCEFGNATESSTLLNHKKVNTVKTLHQCDECEKIFRWRSHLIIHQRIHTGEKPYKCNACGKAFNRSSRLTQHQKIHLR; from the exons ACGGTGACATTTGGCGATGTGGCTGTGCACTTCTCTCGGGAGGAGTGGCAATGTCTGGATTCTGGTCAGAGGGCTCTCTACAGGGAGGTGATGCTGGAGAACCACAACAGCGTGGCAGGACTAG CAGGATTCCTGGTCTTTAAGCCTGAACTGATCTCCCGGCTGGAGCAAGGACAAGAGCCGTGGGTCCTTGATCTACAGGGAGCAGAGGGGACAGAGGCACCAAGGATTTGCCAGACAG ACTCCACTATTAGAACTGATCACAAGCAGACCTGTGAGTATACAAACTTTCTCAGAAGGCAGATTCCAGGCTTTGCAGACAATTTGGATTCTAAGGTCTGGTCAGAGAATTGCCCAAGAAGCCTTGGGCTAAGAGTGAGTGGCCCAGTTTTCCAGAAGCATCATTTGAATAGCGAGACCATGATGCCCAAGAACTTCACAGAGGATGCTGTCCAAGAATGTGAGGGGCTGCAGGCCACAGATCTGGGTTATCAACCCGATGACCAGAGAGACCATGGGAAGGGGACATCAGAAAACTGTGACGTGTGTGGCAGAGTCTTTAGACCAGCTTTGAACCTGGATCTATATGAGATGAGTGTACAGGAAAGACCATACAGATGTCAGGGGTGCCAGAAAGCATCACCTGACTGCGTACAGGAGAAATACACAAGTAACTGCTGTGGGAAGAAGCCTTATGGGTGTGAAGAGTGCGGGAAAGTCTTCAGGCTGTGTTCACAACTCAATCAGCATCAGAGAATCCACACCGGAGAGAAACCATTTAAATGTGTTGATTGTGGGAAGGGTTTCCGCCTGAGCTCAAAACTGATCCAACatcaaagaattcatactggagagaagccttacagATGTGAGGAGTGTGGGAAGACTTTTGGTCAGAGCTCAAGCCTCATCCATCATCAGAGAATCCACACAGGAGAAAGGCCGTACAGTTGTCAAGAGTGCGGGAAAGCCTTCAGCCAGCAATCACAGCTGGTCAGACACCAGAGGACTCACACTGGAGAGAGGCCCTACCCCTGCCAGGAGTGCGGCAAGGCCTTCAGCCAGAGCTCAACTCTAGCCCAGCATCAGAGGATGCATACGGGGGAGAAATCTCAAATGCTGAGAGTCTCAGAGAGCCCAAGCCTTATTGCCCATCAGAGAAATAACACTATAGAGAAGCCATTTAAGTGTGAGGAGTGTGGGAAAGCTTTCAGGTGGATCTCTCGCTTGAATCAGCATCAGCTGATCCATACCGGAGAGAAACCTTATAAGTGCAACAAGTGCACAAAAGCCTTTGGCTGTAGCTCACGACTGATTCGCCATCAGAGAACTCACACTGGAGAAAAGCCGTTTAAATGCGATGAGTGTGGGAAGGGCTTCGTCCAGGGCTCACACCTTATTCAGCATCAGCGAatccacactggagagaagccttatgtgTGTAATGACTGTGGGAAAGCTTTTAGCCAGAGCTCCAGCCTCATTTACCACCAGAGGATCCATAAGGGAGAGAAGCCATATGAGTGCAtccagtgtgggaaagccttcagtaTGAGTACCCAACTCACCAGCCATCAGAGGATTCACACTGGGGAGAGACCCTATAAGTGTAGCgagtgtgggaaggccttcagTCAAAATTCAACCCTTTTCCAACACCAGATAATTCATGCTGGAGTAAAGCCCTATGAGTGTAGTgagtgtgggaaggccttcagcCGGAGCTCCTACCTCATTGAACACCAGAGAATCCACACTAGAGCCCAGTGGTACTGTGAATTTGGGAACGCCACTGAAAGTTCCACCCTTTTGAACCATAAAAAAGTGAACACTGTAAAAACGTTGCATCAGTGTGATGAGTGTGAGAAGATATTCAGGTGGCGTTCACACCTGATTATCCACCAGAGgattcacacaggagagaagccttacAAATGTAATGCCTGTGGCAAAGCTTTTAATAGGAGCTCAAGGCTCACTCAGCACCAAAAAATTCACTTGAGATAA